A stretch of the Neodiprion lecontei isolate iyNeoLeco1 chromosome 4, iyNeoLeco1.1, whole genome shotgun sequence genome encodes the following:
- the LOC107217180 gene encoding uncharacterized protein LOC107217180, protein MRCLRQLAAEDSKYPQAAKTIEEDFYMDDVLTGAETIEKAVSLQQQVSKILQRGQFQLRKWRSNDDRALVNLSHDSEADSLFKLDKEGALKTWGLLWDAKTDIMQYSVTIDESTKISKRLVLSKIAQIFDPLGLLGSILINAKCIMQQIWQLQTGWDENLPPQLQNTRDEYYNSLPKINKIRIPRNINPGNDSGKFDLIGFGDASAKAYGACLYAVSRNSKGKTNSHLICSKGRVAPLKIISLPKLELNAALVLAKLCHAATQAFSQKIQGIYLWSDSTVTLSWIASSPNLRKIYVANRVTKIQNLTRNAVWLHVPSEHNPADLISRGMTVEDWETRDLWWHGSPWLKTGEWPEQKTINIDTSEMKPSVVLISSKSTSDVLRIFSTYGKLERVLAYCIRFRFNALGPKQSGSLTVEELEHAEKAIVKMTQRESFFPEYNALKQGEQVPKGSKLAALSPFLDKEGIIRVRGRLSSANIPETQKYRIILPDRHHVTKVIMRKEHLRLHHCGPEQLLHSIRQRYWALSGWREARKVTSNCIQCYRSRPKVPDVMMGDLPTERVRGSLKPFTNAGVDYAGPLQVRESRRRGRVPTTKAWIAVFTCLATRAVHLELVTEMTTEAFLSTLLRSPHFGGLWEAAVKCTKKHLNTVTKGLVFTFEQYYTLLVEIESILNSRPLTPLSSNPNDITALTPSHFLVGDSLLLPTEHNYLKVPDNRLSRWQHLQKVKQHFWNRWYQEYLSELQKRQKWHFNHSNLKVGTLVLLKEENLPPLQWLLGRVVEVHAGADNIVRVATVRTSTGLFKRAVKKLCPLPVEEEDKF, encoded by the exons ATGCGATGCTTACGGCAGCTCGCAGCGGAGGACTCTAAATATCCTCAAGCAGCAAAAACGATTGAGGAAGACTTTTACATGGATGACGTGTTGACCGGTGCGGAAACAATCGAAAAAGCGGTCTCTTTGCAGCAACAAGTCTCCAAAATCCTTCAACGAGGACAGTTCCAGCTCCGAAAATGGCGCTCGAACGACGATCGAGCGTTAGTAAATTTATCACACGATTCTGAGGCAGACAGTCTGTTCAAACTCGACAAGGAAGGAGCTCTAAAAACTTGGGGCCTTCTGTGGGACGCGAAAACTGACATCATGCAATATAGCGTGACAATTGATGAATCgacaaaaatatcaaagagacTCGTGCTGTCCAAGATTGCTCAAATATTTGACCCTTTGGGTTTATTGGGTTCTATACTAATTAACGCAAAGTGTATAATGCAGCAGATCTGGCAATTGCAAACCGGTTGGGATGAGAATTTACCGCCGCAGCTTCAAAACACCCGGGATGAATACTACAACTCGTTACCTAAAATAAACAAGATACGCATACCGAGAAATATAAATCCGGGAAACGACAGCGGAAAATTCGATCTGATTGGATTCGGAGACGCTTCTGCAAAGGCGTATGGAGCTTGCCTCTATGCAGTGTCAAGGAATTCAAAGGGTAAAACGAATTCACATTTGATATGCTCAAAAGGTAGAGTAGCcccgttgaaaataatttcgctACCGAAACTCGAACTTAACGCAGCGCTCGTACTTGCAAAACTGTGTCATGCAGCGACGCAAGCATTCTCACAAAAAATACAAGGCATTTATCTGTGGAGCGACTCGACGGTCACACTAAGTTGGATAGCTTCATCACCGAATCTTCGGAAAATATACGTGGCTAACAGAgtgacaaaaattcaaaatttaacacGCAATGCGGTATGGCTTCATGTCCCGTCGGAGCATAATCCCGCAGACTTAATATCGAGAGGCATGACGGTCGAAGATTGGGAGACAAGAGACTTGTGGTGGCACGGGTCTCCTTGGCTAAAAACCGGAGAGTGGCCCGAACAAAAAACCATCAACATCGATACATCCGAGATGAAACCATCGGTTGTACTCATCTCATCAAAAAGCACGAGTGACGTGCTGAGGATATTTTCAACATACGGAAAGCTTGAGAGAGTGTTAGCTTACTGCATTAGATTCAGATTCAACGCCTTGGGCCCAAAACAGAGTGGATCTTTGACAGTGGAGGAGCTCGAGCACGCCGAAAAGGCGATAGTGAAAATGACTCAGAGAGAATCATTCTTTCCGGAATACAATGCATTGAAGCAGGGTGAACAAGTCCCAAAGGGCAGTAAGCTTGCCGCTCTCAGCCCTTTCTTAGACAAAGAGGGAATTATTCGAGTGAGAGGTAGACTGTCAAGCGCTAACATTCCCGAAACACAAAAATATCGGATTATTTTACCAGATCGTCATCACGTAACGAAGGTAATCATGAGAAAGGAGCATCTACGTTTACACCATTGCGGACCGGAGCAACTATTACATTCTATTCGACAAAGATACTGGGCTCTATCTGGATGGCGAGAAGCTCGAAAGGTCACAAGCAATTGTATCCAGTGTTATCGAAGTAGACCGAAGGTACCGGATGTTATGATGGGCGATCTGCCGACTGAACGTGTTCGAGGTTCTCTGAAGCCATTCACTAATGCAGGCGTGGATTACGCGGGACCATTGCAAGTTCGAGAAAGTCGGAGACGAGGTAGAGTCCCTACAACAAAAGCTTGGATCGCGGTTTTCACATGTCTCGCAACAAGGGCTGTGCACTTAGAACTCGTGACGGAGATGACAACAGAAGCATTCCTATCAACACTAC TCCGATCTCCACACTTCGGCGGATTATGGGAGGCGGCCGTGAAGTGCACCAAAAAACACTTAAATACGGTCACGAAAGGTCTAGTCTTTACGTTTGAGCAGTATTACACACTTCTTGTTGAAATCGAATCAATCCTCAATTCCCGTCCACTCACACCTCTTTCGAGCAATCCTAACGACATAACAGCATTGACCCCTTCCCATTTCCTAGTAGGGGACTCACTCTTGTTACCAACAGAACACAACTACTTGAAAGTTCCCGATAATAGATTGTCTCGTTGGCAACACTTGCAAAAAGTGAAGCAGCACTTTTGGAACCGATGGTACCAGGAGTATCTTTCGGAATTGCAAAAACGCCAGAAATGGCATTTCAACCACAGCAACTTAAAGGTGGGAACTCTGGTTCTGCTCAAAGAAGAGAACCTTCCACCACTCCAATGGCTTCTTGGTCGAGTCGTTGAAGTACATGCGGGAGCAGACAATATCGTCCGAGTAGCTACGGTTCGAACGTCAACCGGTCTGTTCAAGAGAGCAGTAAAAAAGCTCTGCCCCTTGCCAGTGGAAGAAGAGGACAAATTCTAA